From a single Nicotiana tabacum cultivar K326 chromosome 8, ASM71507v2, whole genome shotgun sequence genomic region:
- the LOC107831971 gene encoding protein BIG GRAIN 1-like A: protein MSFCENPTKTNERPQHRRKTPSFSSSLLEAIYLSIDEPKDVAEEQRQEENFVPYKRNNAIEEAEEEIANLRRAIMIDKWLKNYNKYIQSSIHFNSESKKFSSSETESTPKCEGRFMRTKLRALKIYAELKKVKQPISPGGKIANFLNSIFNSRNMKKNHQDLTMSRSSCLTKTTSSKGNKSNRCVRFCPVSIIINENDESIFKTKSKFLKNSVTGYRNLEEKHFNEYQFRGFYNAKGDYDAEEYEDDSRSCASSDLFELENIGMLGVHATRDDLPLYGTTILKRN from the coding sequence ATGTCTTTTTGCGAAAACCCCACAAAAACAAATGAAAGGCCTCAGCATAGACGAAAAACACCATCATTTTCTTCCTCTCTACTGGAAGCCATTTACCTTTCAATTGATGAACCAAAAGATGTAGCAGAAGAGCAAAGGCAAGAAGAGAACTTTGTTCCTTATAAAAGAaacaatgccatagaagaagctGAAGAAGAAATCGCCAATCTCCGAAGAGCAATCATGATTGATAAATGGCTGAAAAATTACAACAAATATATTCAAAGCTCAATACACTTCAATTCAGAGTCAAAAAAGTTTTCTTCCTCTGAAACAGAGTCAACTCCAAAATGTGAAGGGAGgtttatgagaacaaagttaagAGCTTTGAAGATTTATGCTGAGTTGAAAAAAGTGAAACAACCCATTTCACCAGGTGGGAAAATCGCAAACTTCTTGAATTCGATATTCAATTCAAGAAACATGAAGAAAAATCATCAAGATTTAACTATGTCAAGATCCTCTTGTTTGACCAAAACAACTTCTTCTAAAGGTAATAAATCAAATAGGTGTGTTAGGTTTTGCCCTGTTAGCATAATTATTAATGAAAATGATGAGTCAATATTTAAGACAAAGAGTAAGTTTCTGAAGAATTCCGTCACTGGGTATAGAAATCTTGAGGAGAAACATTTTAACGAGTATCAATTTAGAGGATTTTACAATGCAAAAGGTGATTATGATGCTGAAGAATATGAAGATGATAGTAGGAGTTGTGCAAGTTCTGATCTGTTTGAGCTTGAGAATATTGGTATGCTTGGTGTTCATGCAACTAGAGATGACTTGCCTCTATATGGGACaactattttgaaaaggaattaa